In the Solanum pennellii chromosome 5, SPENNV200 genome, one interval contains:
- the LOC107020900 gene encoding BAHD acyltransferase DCR-like, with product MTTPPVALVSKCTIFPSEKSSLPDLKLSVSDLPMLSVHYIQKGCLFTRPPFPIPQLVSLLKINLSHTLTRFPPLAGRFVTDSDGYVYITCNDDGVDFVHATATHICIRDVIGSIDVPHCVNEFFPFDRTVSYRGHFIPLLAVQVTELADGVFIGCAVNHSVTDGTSFWNFFNTFAEVSRGVKRIVRQPDFTRDSVLISNSVLKLPADGPKVTFAGDAPLRERIFSFSRESIQRLKAKTNNQKLNFDGGINIVELIAKQSNDHLKIKTETAEISSFQSLCALLWRAVTRARKFPPSKMTTFRMAVNCRHRLQPKLNSLYFGNAIQSIPIYASAGEVLANDLYWCAEQLTKNVNAHDDIMVRKFVEDWEKDPRCFPLGNFDGAMLTMGSSPRFPMYDNDFGWGRPVAVRSGRANKFDGKISAFPGRGGGGSVDLEVILSPETMDALESDPEFMQYVTVY from the coding sequence ATGACTACTCCACCTGTAGCTTTGGTCTCCAAATGCACCATTTTCCCGTCGGAAAAATCGTCACTTCCCGATCTGAAACTCTCCGTTTCCGATCTTCCTATGCTCTCTGTTCACTACATTCAGAAAGGTTGTTTATTCACTCGTCCACCTTTTCCGATACCTCAACTCGTTTCCCTTCTTAAAATCAATCTATCTCATACTCTCACTCGCTTCCCTCCACTCGCGGGACGGTTTGTCACAGATTCAGATGGCTACGTATACATTACCTGCAACGACGATGGTGTTGATTTTGTTCATGCTACAGCTACACACATTTGTATTCGCGATGTGATAGGTTCTATTGATGTTCCTCATTGTGTTAACGAGTTTTTCCCTTTCGACCGAACGGTTAGCTATCGAGGACATTTTATCCCTCTTCTAGCTGTTCAAGTGACGGAATTAGCTGACGGCGTATTTATTGGATGCGCCGTCAATCATTCCGTCACTGACGGGACATCGTTTTGGAATTTCTTCAATACATTTGCGGAGGTGAGTAGAGGTGTGAAAAGGATTGTAAGGCAACCTGATTTTACACGTGATTCTGTTTTGATTTCAAATTCTGTACTGAAACTACCGGCTGATGGACCGAAAGTTACTTTCGCCGGTGATGCTCCGTTGAGGGAGAGGATTTTTAGTTTTAGCAGGGAATCGATTCAAAGACTCAAAGCGAAGACGAACAATCAGAAATTGAATTTCGACGGAGGAATCAACATTGTTGAATTGATTGCAAAACAGAGCAACGATCACCTGAAAATCAAAACAGAAACGGCTGAGATTTCATCATTTCAATCGCTATGCGCATTGCTCTGGCGTGCGGTAACACGTGCAAGGAAATTCCCACCTTCGAAAATGACTACATTTAGAATGGCGGTAAATTGCCGTCACCGTCTCCAACCGAAGCTAAATTCGTTGTACTTCGGCAATGCAATTCAGAGCATTCCGATTTACGCATCAGCAGGGGAAGTTCTGGCTAATGATCTGTACTGGTGTGCGGAGCAATTGACCAAAAACGTGAACGCGCACGATGATATTATGGTGAGGAAGTTCGTAGAGGATTGGGAAAAGGATCCACGGTGTTTTCCGTTGGGAAATTTCGATGGAGCTATGTTAACCATGGGAAGCTCGCCGAGATTTCCAATGTACGATAATGATTTCGGGTGGGGAAGGCCGGTTGCTGTTCGGAGTGGACGGGCGAATAAATTTGACGGAAAAATATCAGCTTTTCCGGggagaggaggaggaggaagtgTGGATTTGGAGGTGATTTTGTCGCCGGAAACAATGGATGCCCTGGAGTCTGACCCGGAGTTCATGCAGTATGTTACTGTGTACTGA
- the LOC107019152 gene encoding BAHD acyltransferase DCR-like: MPSATVNLVSKCTIFPSEKSSPNYLRLSVSDLPMLSVHYIQKGCLFTRPPFPIPQLISLLKISLSHTLTDFPPLAGRFVTDSDGYVYINCNDDGVDFVHATATHICIRDVIGSIDVPHCVKEFFPFDRTVSYRGHFIPLLAVQVTELADGVFIGCAVNHSVTDGTSFWNFFNTFAEVSRGVKRIVRQPDFTRDSVLITNSVLKLPADGPKVTFAGDAPLRERIFSFSRESIQRLKAKTNNQKLNFDGEINIVELIAKQSNDHLKIKTESAEISSFQSLCALLWRAVTRARKFPSSKMTTFRMAVNCRHRLQPKLNPLYFGNAIQSIPTYVSAGDVLSHDLRWCAEQLNKNVKAHDDFMVRKFVGDWEKDPRCFPLGNFDGAMLTMGSSPRFPMYENDFGWGRPVAVRSGRANKFDGKISAFPGREGGGSVDLEVILSPETMDALESDPEFMQFVNGY; encoded by the coding sequence ATGCCTTCTGCAACTGTGAACTTAGTGTCCAAATGCACCATTTTCCCATCGGAAAAATCATCTCCTAATTATCTAAGACTCTCCGTTTCCGATCTTCCTATGCTCTCTGTTCACTACATTCAGAAAGGTTGTTTATTCACTCGTCCGCCTTTTCCGATACCTCAACTCATTTCCCTTCTTAAGATCAGTCTATCTCATACTCTCACTGACTTCCCTCCACTCGCGGGACGATTTGTCACAGATTCAGATGGCTACGTTTACATTAACTGCAACGACGATGGTGTTGATTTTGTTCATGCTACAGCTACACACATTTGTATTCGCGATGTGATAGGTTCTATTGATGTTCCTCATTGTGTTAAAGAGTTTTTCCCTTTCGACAGAACGGTTAGCTATCGAGGGCATTTTATCCCTCTTCTAGCTGTACAAGTGACGGAATTAGCTGACGGCGTGTTCATTGGATGCGCCGTCAATCATTCCGTCACTGACGGGACTTCGTTTTGGAATTTCTTCAATACATTTGCTGAGGTGAGTAGAGGTGTTAAAAGGATTGTAAGGCAGCCTGATTTTACACGTGATTCTGTTTTGATTACGAATTCTGTACTGAAACTACCGGCTGATGGACCGAAAGTTACTTTCGCCGGCGATGCTCCGTTGAGGGAGAGGATTTTTAGTTTTAGCCGGGAATCGATTCAGAGACTCAAAGCGAAGACGAACAATCAGAAATTGAATTTCGACGGAGAAATTAACATTGTTGAATTGATTGCAAAACAGAGCAACGATCACCTGAAAATCAAAACGGAATCGGCTGAGATTTCATCATTTCAATCGCTTTGCGCATTGCTGTGGCGTGCAGTAACACGTGCAAGGAAATTCCCATCTTCGAAAATGACGACATTCAGAATGGCGGTAAATTGCCGTCACCGTCTCCAGCCGAAGCTAAATCCGTTATACTTTGGCAACGCGATTCAGAGCATTCCGACTTACGTATCAGCAGGGGACGTATTATCTCACGATCTACGCTGGTGCGCGGAGCAATTGAACAAAAACGTGAAGGCACACGATGATTTTATGGTGAGAAAGTTCGTAGGGGATTGGGAAAAGGATCCACGGTGTTTTCCGTTGGGAAATTTCGACGGAGCTATGCTAACCATGGGAAGCTCTCCAAGGTTTCCAATGTATGAAAATGATTTCGGATGGGGAAGGCCGGTTGCTGTTCGGAGTGGACGGGCTAACAAATTTGACGGGAAGATATCAGCGTTTCCGGGGAGAGAAGGAGGAGGAAGTGTGGATTTGGAGGTGATTTTGTCACCGGAAACAATGGATGCCCTGGAGTCTGATCCGGAATTCATGCAGTTTGTTAATGGCTATTGA
- the LOC107020898 gene encoding BAHD acyltransferase DCR-like, with protein sequence MPSAAATTHVTLNSKCTISPSEKSSLPDLKLSVSDLPMLSVHYIQKGCLFTRPPFPIPQLVSLLKINLSHTLTRFPPLAGRFVTDPNGYVYITCNDDGVDFVHATATHICIRDVIGSIDVPHCVNEFFPLDRTVSYRGHFIPLLAVQVTELADGVFIGCAVNHSVTDGTSFWNFFNTFAEVSRGVKRIVRQPDFTRDSVLISNSVLKLPADGPKVTFDGDAPLRERIFSFSWESIQRLKAKTNNQKLNFDAEINIVKSMEKQNNDHLKIKTESAEISSFQSLCALLWRAVTRARKFPSSKMTTFRMAVNCRHRLQPKLNPLYFGNAIQSIPTYVSAGDILSHDLRWCAEQLNKNVKAHDDVMVRKFVNDWENDPRCFPLGNFDGAMLTMGSSPRFPMYENDFGWGRPVAVRSGRANKFDGKISAFPGRKGGGSVDLEVILSPETMEGLESDTEFMQFVTGF encoded by the coding sequence ATGCCTTCTGCTGCTGCTACTACTCATGTTACTTTAAACTCCAAATGCACCATTTCTCCGTCGGAAAAATCGTCACTTCCCGATCTGAAACTCTCCGTTTCCGATCTTCCTATGCTCTCGGTTCACTACATTCAGAAAGGTTGTTTATTCACTCGTCCACCTTTTCCGATACCTCAACTCGTTTCCCTTCTTAAAATCAATCTATCTCATACTCTCACTCGCTTCCCTCCACTCGCGGGACGATTTGTCACAGATCCAAATGGCTACGTATACATTACCTGCAACGACGATGGTGTTGATTTTGTTCATGCTACAGCTACACACATTTGTATTCGCGATGTGATAGGTTCTATTGATGTTCCTCATTGTGTTAACGAGTTTTTCCCTTTGGACAGAACGGTTAGCTATCGAGGGCATTTTATCCCTCTTCTAGCTGTACAAGTGACGGAATTAGCTGACGGCGTATTCATTGGATGCGCCGTCAATCATTCCGTCACTGACGGGACATCGTTTTGGAATTTCTTCAATACATTTGCTGAGGTGAGTAGAGGTGTGAAAAGGATTGTAAGGCAACCTGATTTTACACGTGATTCTGTTTTGATTTCAAATTCTGTACTGAAACTACCGGCTGATGGACCGAAAGTTACTTTCGACGGTGATGCTCCGTTGAGGGAGAGGATTTTTAGTTTTAGCTGGGAATCAATTCAGAGACTCAAAGCGAAGACGAACAATCAGAAATTGAATTTCGATGCAGAAATCAACATTGTTAAATCGATGGAAAAACAGAACAACGATCACCTGAAAATCAAAACGGAATCGGCTGAGATTTCATCATTTCAATCGCTTTGCGCATTGCTCTGGCGTGCAGTAACACGTGCAAGGAAATTTCCATCTTCGAAAATGACGACATTCAGAATGGCGGTAAATTGCCGTCACCGTCTCCAGCCGAAGCTAAATCCGTTATACTTCGGCAACGCAATTCAGAGCATTCCGACTTACGTATCAGCAGGAGACATATTATCGCACGATCTACGCTGGTGCGCTGAGCAATTGAACAAAAACGTAAAGGCACACGATGATGTTATGGTGAGGAAGTTCGTAAATGATTGGGAAAATGATCCACGGTGTTTTCCGTTGGGAAACTTCGACGGAGCTATGCTAACAATGGGGAGTTCGCCGAGATTTCCAATGTACGAGAATGATTTCGGGTGGGGAAGGCCGGTTGCTGTTCGGAGTGGACGAGCGAATAAATTTGACGGGAAGATATCGGCGTTTCCGGGGAGAAAAGGAGGAGGCAGTGTGGATTTGGAGGTGATTTTGTCACCGGAAACAATGGAAGGCCTTGAGTCAGACACAGAATTCATGCAGTTTGTTACTGGATTTTAA